The Engystomops pustulosus chromosome 3, aEngPut4.maternal, whole genome shotgun sequence region ataggagcaaaaattaatataagacactgacttattttcagggaaacagggtagttgcCAATGTGATTATTTTaatgcttctacgccagaaaactggcatagaagcactgataaatgccccTCTTTGAGTTCTGTTTTACCCATGTTAAATTAAATAGGAAGAATAATGCCAATCGGAAAATAGTAATGAAAGCGCGAggacttgaaggggtattcccacaaagaatataatcacggtccagccaggttcccgaCGTTTAGGTTTAAGGTTAACTTTATTTAGGTTACATCATAACCAATCCATAGAAGCAAATCAAAGCGTCAATGTGTTTTAAGCGGAACACCCACCCTTAATCATGACATACGTGATATGTATGTCATGATTAATATGTCATATGTATGTCataatacatatatgtatgtCATAATATGTATGTCATGACTAAGGGTGGGCGTTCCGCTCGAAACGCGTTGACGCTTTGATTTGCTTCTATGGATTGGTTATTATGTAACCTAAATAAAGTTAACTGAGGtcgggaacctggctggaccgtgattaTATTCTTCAGTCTCTACTTACCTTGGCAGGAGGGTGGCCCGTGCCGGATCTGACACATGTGGCATGATATGGGAAGGTGAGCTGGTGTTTTACTTcatgtattcccacaaagacaagtttcttaaatatagagAGATAatttacattctctaattcactgttattaacaaaaatacagaatttcacagatataagtccaacctgtctctatcagtcctgctgtacacaatttcagttgcccctagacatgaccctgtaacttctgacctgGGGTCGGGAAAAacaatcttggatttctgtgtgacggccgtggagctgagattctctctatctctctgctccctgcactctagctccGCCCCCCTGCAGTCCATGACAGAGCTCACAATGATACACATACACTGAGTTCCTGTCGGAAGCAGCGTGAGGGGTGTAAAGCTacagagaatatatatatataaaggtatACTTTGAGAGGTATGAGGTGATCCAAGAAGGGCCAGGTCAGTGATGCCAAAGAATGACagttttttgcataaaaaaatggTCCACAATCAAATGTTCAAAGTACGAGGACAGATCAAGAAGGAAGAAAGCAGGATATTGTTTTTAGGCTTTGGTACTCAGTAGGTCATTAGAGACTTTGGTTAGCCTAGTTCCACTGGATGGGGTCGGAGACTGTTGCTCATTAAAGGGTGAGTTGGAGGAAAGGTAGGAGGATAGCTCCTGGGGAAATATTATTCAGGGAGTTTTGAAGCAAATGTAGGCAATGGTATGGGGCACTTTGTTTTTGGAGTAAGAGGTAAACTTCTTTGCTGAGATGACATAAGAAGGTGGACGATGATGGAGGAGAAAATTGTCTGGGGTTAGGGTGTGTGAGCAACCTTTATGTGTTAAAATGACTTAACTATTTCATATaaagagtaaaataaaaaatttgttttgcagaTTATTGACCAAACGCTTCATGTTGCTGAAGCTACGCAGATCAAGGAAACTGAGAAATGGAAGAGACTAGTGCAACAAAAGAACATGGAGCTGGAAAAGTTTAGAACAGAGTTAGATGCAATATTGGATGTTCTTCGAATATTACAGAAACAGGGAGTTGTTATCCCTTCTTCAGCATCTGAAGCATACCAAATCTGACTTACAAAGCAATGAGTATTTTATATTTGTCTTATAATTTAATATGTTATATAAGTTATTTATAAAATTGTgtgaatttgtgatttttttttctctaaaaatatttctattttttatattCATGTTTTCTAATCATTGCAATACTATAGCAAATTCGTACAAAACAAATAAAAGcctacattttacaaaaatacaattttataagGCTGCTCTGCAATTATCTGATATCACAAGACTTAAACCCAATTCTTTTACTTGGGTCCAACGACCATAGTAAAAATACATGTCTGGCATAGTAATCAAATGCATTTCTCTCCtcacatgtacaggcggtcccctacttaagaacactcgacttacatacgacccctagttacaatcggacctctggatattggtaatttattgtgctttagccctaggctacaataatcagctataacagttatcacagacaacccaacatttttaaaatccaattgtcacagagaccaaaaaggttctggctgggaatacaatgataaaatatacagttctgacttacatacaaattcaacttaaaggggttgtccgagttttgaaaaaaaactataggtacttaccttctggtgccctccggtatccagcgctgcattcagctacCGGCCGgctgtggccgggtacgcctatccgtccctatacacagaatTGTGTATggaggccggaaggttgtcgggtccggccggaagctgagtccagcgctgctccggcggccatgtgtTGGGGGTGCCCTTTGTTATGACCACTTCCTATGTTGTACATATCTATGCCTGGACTGTTAGGAGTTTCAGCTCACCTTGTATTGTTCCCACTCTATattgtttattaaataaaatagcCTTGGCATGCTGAGTGTTAGAATTCACAGCTATTGTCTGTATTATCAGAGTGGACGTGCAGACAGTTATAGTTTTGTGGTACCCAGTCTTTATATTTGACAATCTATGATAACATCTTGAATAATTTGGTAGTCCTCTTCTTTCATACCTCCTCCCTGAAATCTACCCTTGTATAAAATTACCTGAAATCAGATTAAGATTTTTGCAGAAGCATAAAACTTCACTATAAGTTCACCAGAGCCTGTGTTGACAATTTACAGGTACCAATGTGTACCTGTAGTTTTGATTACATTTCTATCCTAAAAACAttttccaggcactgtgactgtgttaatcttgtatttgttatccgtagccgccttccttctaaaatcaacttttataaatgtgcttatgagcctgatgggctaacCTAGCCCCTCTgttatctggctttacagactgttacactgcccccccccacccctgtatTTTCAGAAGTGAACAAGTGAACATttattttctttaactttttggTTGGTTTTTGATATTGCACTGCAGCAAGTCATGAGGTAAATGTCCACACCTGATCACATTTTTCTCTGACTGAGTTGTGTTATGCACAATTGTAAATCATAAAACCGGATAAGAAAATTATAGTacctgttaaattaaaaaaaaaacaatacatagtGCTCAGTTGCAAGTATATAACATTACAAAACATAAGCCAATCAAATATTATTAGAAATGTATAAATTAGTGCCTTTATTGTCAAAAGTACACCAGAAAAGTACACCAAAAGCTTCCATAGTTCAAGTTGAAAATTACATTTAACAACATGGAGTGGAGATTATAAAGGCTTAATCCTATACAATTACTTCTAGGCTAAGGAAACATTGGAGAcaatttataaaagaaaaacagTGTGGGGTCTTACACTGCTCCAGAGTTATCTctatgtctgatgctggataataaaCCTGGCATAGTACAGTATTTTCTAGTTGTACTTTGCAGCATCTATTACTATAGTTTATACCAGAAAACTGTGCAAAAAAGTTTGGACACTTTTTACTGCTAAACCACAACCCTTTGTCATGTCCCTTTTATCTTACTAGTTGGAAAACTGTCTTAAAACACTTAAAGGTgtatttccacgaagacaagattcttaaatatactcaggataacaaaacaacacattttctaattcactgttattaacaaaaatacagcatttcagagatataattctaacctgtatctatcagtcctggtgtttaaatTTGGTTTCTGCTGGATCCGAacttaaatcttctgactatcgGACAATTCCCTCTAGCTTATATAGCATtgcaggagaaggaagaggaataGGAGGTAGACAGCACACTACAGACCTAGGCACAGACTGGTTCAGCATAGAGAGGACACAGCAGCATCTcctctacaaacaagataagctctgtaTCCCAGGTAAGGGGGTGccgtagcagtgctgactgttttGCTGATTAAGTGAGACAGCAGAGTTGAGTGTTTtaatgtgtcttatatccatctcatgactctgatctgtttcatctctctttttctatgtgtcatatactagtagactgttcagaagctaaaaaagtgtagataaaccctgtaccatgaaaatctaagcacattgtcagcacacaggatcatgaagtttctgcttagagagtccctgcccttactctggaattttacaatgacatgagtaaaattgcaaagtaagggatcaaaaatgatctttattgtgagaACATGACTAGGGGGTTAAATTTGAGAACATTTTCTCAGACCAGCGTGGTTGCATAAAAAAGAAGATTATACTTGCCTACCTCCCGTCACCACCAATCTATGTATGTATACAGAAATACAGTGGCACAGCGGTTATGTTACAACCACTGCAAGCACCTGCTCCAGGTCAtggctgcagcctgtgttagCATTTAAGAGGCTGCATTGGGCATGTGCTATGTAAGTGATGGCACAGCTGCACCTCTGTATGCATACAGAGACTGACAGTAACCATGTTGCAGCAGAGAAAAGTACAGCCCCCAACACCATTTTATTTATGAACTAGTATTTTGTTGCAAACAgtttagtaaatcagccccaatgaGTCTTACCAGCTGTTTAGTTTATAAGGTTAGGTGGTTTGAACAAACTCAATTATTTTCTAAAGTGAATTGGGGATCATGGATCAGAAGTTCCTCATCAGCTGAAGATGAGTTTTGTTCTGTACTCACAAAATTTGGTATGTTGAATTTTGCTAGACTATTAGGATCCTCCTCCTCAGCTGTAGACACAGTATGGTGAACGAGAATACAATTGTCCATCGATCCATTAGTTGTCTTTGCTCTGTCTGACTGATCGACTTCATTTATGAAGCAATGAAAAAGCGACCTTGATTCTTCTATTCCTCGCTGTGAGAAGATTCTTTCAACTTCTAATGTTTTACCAAAGTCTGCTTCAAAGCTGTTCATTTGGAATCTCTTTTCAGATGGATCTATATTTCTAGAGGTATTTATACATAAAACATGAGTTAGTTGTATACATTCACAATACATATTCCCCATTTAAGATGTTTGCATTACTAGACCTTATTAAGTGGCTATTAATTACACATACCAGTTTCTACCAGAAAGAAATTCACAAATGCACTAATATTATTATGTATCATATATGTCAGACCGTCCTGACCACTTTCCCATAGATCGGGTGAAGAACTGACAAATTGATGCACTTGATCTCCGTGAAAGCAATGCCTGTGCAACACTATTTCCCTTACCCTGCCTGTGCCGAGATGTCACTAACATTCAGTAACAAGACCTTTGCTCCTGCTATTAATAACAGCATGGAAAGTGCACAGGACCTTTCAGTAATGTAAGAATGTTATAAGGAGGAGCCACGGACGGGACAAGAATTGGTTATTCTACTGTGGCTACATGTATGAAAAGCAATTTATGTGCATGCACAATTGTGCAGCATAGCGATATATGTAAGAGAGGTGTGTGTGCATGCATGTAGTAGAGCTGTTGCAAAGATGTGTGTGACCGCCAAGGATATTTTAGTTTTAAATATATTTCTTAATTTTTATGTCCAAAGTGTTAATATTGTAATaagctatagagcagtgatggcgaaccttttagagaccgagtgcccaaactacaaccaaaatccacttatttaccatgaagtgccaacatggaattttaagcagtaacttattgctgttctacaacatctttcaatcgtatcggccccctgaggcaaccaatacagttgaaagaaggagggcaaattcagactctcgttgtagcttctctccagggtctctctgtagagtaagaatggtgggtccagaatgaggacctccaaagatattgcaattCTGTCAAAAGCTTTTCACTATTGCAGTTTCAAACAGTCAGCTGTAGCTTTAAAACAATgctgcatctcttaagttgcctgggactgcaggaagatttgggggatttggtcctatttggtgaactctgtcctggagtaatggcctgagtgcccacagaaatggctgagtgccacctctggcacccgtgccataggttcgccaccactgctatagactatTATATGTGCTTTGAGAAGTGGACAGGGTACAGCATGGGGAAGAGAGAGCTGTTGGATGTTGATTTTGTAACTTGATGACTCACCTTTGGGAGGGAAACAATCACATCACTCAGTGTTCTGTGCTGGAATGGAGCCCTGTACTTTTTTAAACTTCCATTTTGGGAAGCAATGGATCTTTATTATAAAATCAACTTCAGCATCAAGCGACATATTGATACCAAGTTTAAGGGCGCTATGGCACTTCATTTTGTAAAAAGTCATGCTCCCCATATTATCTGTCTCCAATAGAAACATTTAACTGGGCTGAAGGTTCTGGCCCTTAAACGTCCATTGATCGCTAGGGGTTACCTATTCTGTTTATTCCCAAAGGGGTTTCCAGTGTGTTAGTGTTTTAGTCCCTTCCGGTGGAGGTGGTATGTTATAGTGCACTGTTCTGTCCATAACTTTACTTTCACCATTGTGGTCCTGTATCCTCCCCAATTTGATCATGCTATCCTACAATTGGTTTCTGTTAAATTGAGCATGTTTCACCTTCTCCTCTTCTGTGCATCAGGACTTTAATGCTGTTCCGGATCCCGGTCTTGACTGACTAGCAGCCAGGACCCAGCTTCTGTACATTTACTGTCCAGGGCATCTGCCACTTTACTGAGGTCTGGAGATGGAAGTTTCCCACTAGTCAGACTTATTCCTTTTATTCCACTGTGCACAGAACCTTCTCCAGCATAGATCTGGCCATTGTCTCTCCTGACCTATTGTCCTGGGTTTCCTCTGTTAAGTACACTCCTAGGGGTATCTCAGACCATACTACACCCCTGGTAACTTTTATGATAGGCTCTCCTGCTGCCTTCAGGCTTTGGTGCTTGCACCCTGGATGGTTGTCTTCACCTGTAGTATATGCCATGGTTCATACAACACACGCTGAATACTGGGCTGTCCATGAAGAGACCCTGATTCCTTGGTACTTTGTGATGCTTATAAGGCCACACAGGCTGCTAAAGAACAAGTATTGGTAGGAGAGGTTTAGGAAGCTGAGAGTGCTTATTTGGCTGACCCTGGGGTGTTCTCTAAGAGGCAATGGGTTTGTGTGCAACTTGAGTTACTACAAGGAGCTAACAAGGAAAAAACTG contains the following coding sequences:
- the MRAP2 gene encoding melanocortin-2 receptor accessory protein 2, with the protein product MSEQSANTSRTAHKQSPNTDYRWEYEYYEYAPVSFEGLKAHKYSIVIGFWVGLAVFVIFMFFVLTLLTKTGAPHQENIDPSEKRFQMNSFEADFGKTLEVERIFSQRGIEESRSLFHCFINEVDQSDRAKTTNGSMDNCILVHHTVSTAEEEDPNSLAKFNIPNFVSTEQNSSSADEELLIHDPQFTLENN